Genomic segment of Eupeodes corollae chromosome 2, idEupCoro1.1, whole genome shotgun sequence:
atatttcctcttcgagctgaagcgtgtttgtgtttcagccataaagctGTAAAGGAGTGACAGACAGattcacttttttcgacttctccaCCAtagtaatgtcatgtttgattaaaatctcttgTTAAATTTTGATCGAATTGATCGTTCTTACTGTTGATTAGTTTTCGAAGACTGCATAAACAATCTTAAATAGGATTTTTCATAATGGTCGTGAAAATTATACTGATTGGCAACGTTTtcaggaaaatataaaattaaatgtacctTTTCGATGGCTTTAAATgccttttaattcaaatttgacTCTAAAATCACACtataaaatattcgaaaaaaaataaatataaaatgcttTTCCTGgtggtttttaatttgaatagttATAGTCTTTACATCTCAATAAAATACAGAAATGCTTGTTTTTCTAACAACATCACATcgcgtttttgaaatatgtaagtgtattgaaaaattaattatatctaagaattttaaaaagagggacttttaaaaattgcgcaattaattgaaaccaaagcaaactaacatttttttccaaaacaaatttttcagagccacaaatgctttaaataaaagttttctcaagaaatcctttaaaagtcaaatgaagactaataactaatgagaattataatttaaaatttgtacagtatacaaagattttttctttgtaaaacatcatacttttttttgtttacattggttttaaaaacctcattttatagaaatattaaATAGCACCGACAAagttattatatacaatttttattcaatCAAAGAACACCAGATATTTAAGTTTCGTATTTTTTCACAAGCTGATGCTTGTCAATCGGAACCCAGCTTCCTTCAACAGGTATTTCTACCTGTATTGATTCCAAGCTTTGGGTAGATTCAAGATTGCGAATGGTTCATAATTTCTACTGGAATAGTTCTTCCTTTCATAGGACGCAAAAATGTTTAGTAAGGCTTTTTATCTCAGTGGTTCTGgtgacttttattttaataataaagactAAATTATCACTTCGTTTCataaaacattttactaaaaatttacaAGCCTCTGTATGTCACTAAATCCCTACGCATAAGCTTTGTTACTCCCCTTCTTAAATTCACTAGCCAAGTAAAGGTCTTTCATAAGAACTCTCactctcaaaaataaattgaagataTGCAACGCAGATGTACATTTCTTCaatttgctttaaattcaaGGATAATCAAGACCTGACACCATATGAAGatcgttaaaaatgtattaatttgcaAACCCTTCAAATACGCCGACAAGTCGCTGATATTCTCTTTCTGCACAAGCTTTTAAAAGCGACCATTAACtcggaaatatttattttatttcattaaacgTCTTAACGTACTTAACTAATTACTGCTCATAAGACCTTCGTAGATGTGCATTCCCTAATAGGTTTTTccataagtaaaataaatcaatttatttttgatctagatctgtcaaaacacaaatttctctTCTTTTCGAATATTTAAGCATTTCAAATGGCAaagtaaattgatttattttttaatttagatcaAATCTGCTGATTTTAATTATTGCCCTAATAATAACACaactataaaaatgtttaattgcaaattacaaaataattccaatcgtgttccatgggcggaaatctgaatttacccatggaaaaccctcataaaaaacaatttctaaaaGTTGCTTTAAGGTCCTTATTTTCTTTagctttttgtttgtaaatgttTTGTGGCTTGAAGTACATGTTGGTTcgatattcttaaaataattcgtTTAGTAAAGTgactattttgaattttctttaaacGAACTTGTGTTACTACTGAAAACTGTTTTTACACCATTGCAATTTGTGAAACTCATTTTCAGAATAGTTCTAGTTTTTAAGTGCACATTAAaaggttttgtgtttttgaatatgagttacatatttcaaaagatgattaaatatcaacattttaaaatcttaaggaCATGTTGGAatatttaagcttatttttctcaaagtgtaatttttcaaacttgtttACTGAATTTTTTAATCTACAACGACTATATAGGATAGGATAGGATGAACAGCAAGTTGTTCATGTGATCAATACAAGAGGATCTAGTGCGTAATCCTACTTGAGCttgacaatgggcaggttcagacgacataacatacttgaaattaaggcaagTTTCACgtatctgattggccaactgccaaaaaattaccttccaattaagacaacttcaatggaaagttgactggaaagttagtcaagaaaaatctccctaactattaagtcaagtccacttctatcaaaatgacagttcatcatattttttcatttaactgaagGCTGAACTTTaatactttgtttatttttatttttttctgtacaacttcatttaatactTTCTGtcaaagggttccttgtcaattttgaaaagaaataactgatatttctttataaaacaaaatacaattcgtggatagacttgtagcttgcctgaggagtgttttgtagacaaaaattttgttggtactttttgtactatgaacttaaagtagaggtttgcgaagtaaagttctgaatttgaaattcatggcacttaaaaaattaactatgtagttgttttggtcaaaatgtacgttcaaagaatgaaggtGACTACAAATAAAGTCCCttgtgttgcctgaacctgcccaatcacTCAATTTGTCCGCTCTTTGAAAAGCGTGGAAACTGCTTCTATGAGCAGTTTTTAGCAATTcgctcaaaattaaaattggtatcaaaaattttgttcgtaATCTTTAAATACATATCTGAATATCTCCTATTATAAATTTGGACGTCTGTCCAACTATGCAAAGACCCCAGCCAGTAACTCTTTACGTCTTAATTGTGATGTACTTTTTGctggtttaaaactaatttaaatatatgtatacattatttgaaaagagaggTATAATTTTAGGTTATCTGAGCATAAGACTCCCCCAGACTTCTCCATCTTCTTCCATCTAGTGCTTCGCTCCAATAAAGTGGGCATATTTTTCGGATGACATCCTTCCAGCGTTTTTTTTGTCCACCTacgcttcttttgctttctaagggtatccatttggttactaattttgtccatcgattatcaggtgtacgtattacatgtcctgcccattcccatttgagtttcttaagcctgtgtctaacgtcttcaaaattagtttgacttcttatattctgatggttaatttgctggacaatatgaacgttcaaaataGCCCTCTCCATTGCTCTCTGACATGATTGGAGTTTCATTTCGGTGTTTTTCGTGACTTGCCATGTTTGGCACCCATAGGTGAGGACTGGAAGAACTGTTGAGTCAAACACATATTTCCATGTTTTATTGGAAATATTCAATGTAAGAAGATGCTTAACGTTCCAGAACTGAATCCAAGAGTTCGTCATTCGCTGcactatatcctttttttctttgtcttttaATGAGATGAGATCTGACCAAGGTATGTGTATTGTGTAGTCTTCAACGTAttctaatatattgttattaacactaACTATTTCAGAAGCAccatttgttataattttagttatctgttgatttgttgacaacccaatatTTCCGCATTCCGAGCACAGTTCGTTAGCATCTTTTGAAGTTCTTCACTGCTGTAATTATAATGTCATCGGCAAATCGGAGGTTTGAGagacatttgccatttatcttCAATCCTTTGTCTTCCCAGTCTAGCTTTCTAAAAACTCCGTCTAAGGCTGCGGAAAAGAGTGCTGGTGAAGTTGGATCTTCTTGCCTTACACCTCGCGAGATTTTAAAATCTGGTCCGATGCATTCCGTGTTTATGTGGTATGTGCTCctgtcatacattttctttaggatTCGAACTATTTTTTCGTCTACACCTTGATTGAGAAGCGCCTTCCAAATAAATATCTGCTCTACTgtgtcaaacgcttttgcaaAATCGATGAAGGCAAAGTAAATTGTGATGTTATActctttgcatttttctattatttggtTAACGGTTTGTAGATGATCTATTGTCGAAAAACCTGATCTTAAACCGGCTTGTTTAAaaggttgatttaaattaagagtggttttcattctctcaaataaacaCTTCGCAAAAACCTTATATATCGATGATATATATTGCTTATCGGGCGATAATTGTTGATATCGTCCCTAttcccttttttatgtatgGGAATTATTTCTGATTTCGTCCATTGGTCTAGGACTTCCTCGGTGACCAAAACCTGATTGAAAATAGTAGTCAACCAGTTGGCCAGTGAAAAATTGCCGAACTTTAGGTATGCTTTTTTCGTTCTTTAAACTCGttctatttcacttttaagaaatagtgTAAAATCTTCTTCCTGGTTTTGTCGCTCTAGAAATATATCATCGGTGTCTACTATACGTGATTTGTATAGATCAATGTAGAAGTTTGTAGCTATTTGGTTAATATTCTTCCTTTCGTGAATTATTTTACCATTATCCGCCATTTCTGTTATCCACTCTTTATAATCTTGGATTGCattctttgccttttttattgatCTCGTTTCTTCGATTACTGTCTTTAAGATgttgtcattgaatttttggatgTCTTCTTGACAACGTTTCTTGGTGTTCTTCCGTATATTTTTCAGATCCTATTTTTCTTGGGCATTCAGATTGGTCTTTTTTCGAATACTACCACGAAGTGCTATCATATTTAGAGTTTCATTCGATAGTTTTTGcggtttttgagatacagcagTAAGAATATACCTTTCTGcagattcttttatagttttttccattttgttatatGCTATTTAAGTAGGTTCATTTTACTTTTGGCCTGGTGAATTCCAGGTCCATTGATTTtgcggtttctttttaaataacgagtttccataaataaattataagaaaatttaaatcaagaaagaatccaGTAAATCTTgcagtgaataataataaacactctttCGCCTGTAAATCCGATAAAACAAAGCTATCGGATTTCAACCcaccaacaaacattatgatattttaaattcgcctttgaattcgttaattggtcgaattcaaaacgaagaaggcgaaagcgaaagcaaaaattgataaatggCAAACTAGCACAACGATTCGCCGCGAATTCTATAATCAGGTCCCTATATTGTTCCTGGCGTCGGATTGTGTCTTCTCAAATAATGCAACATAGAACAATTCAAACAAAAGTGAACTTCTCCCCCataaatttacatacatttaaataagactcttgaaattttgttataatggtttttcttttatttttcgtataacctagttattcatatttttcttacattttaatttttgcattaatTCCAACacatatcatttttatttttatagtttgctGTATTATAGTCtgtacaaatttaaatgaaactctagatttaaaaagaaaataataataaaaaccaatttCGATTAGATTCGGGAagaagttgaaaacaaaaaaaagaaaacataaacaaaacaataaaaaggatCATTCAAAAATTCTTAACTAGGACTTAATATGGTATATTCTTTAACTACTACTAGCTACTtccaatataaataatatatatttatagctaaaatatctcaaaaaatcgATGCAATCTAATCTAGTACAAGCTgcaagtttattatttattgttatgcaaaaactttcaaatcaaatcagaaatgaaaaaattaattgaattaaaaatacattctttATTTGTTATGTACTCTTgccaattgaattgaattaattatacgagaaagaaaaacaaaataaaattaatgaaaatgtatTTCACAGCGCATGAAAATCATACTCGAAAAAAGGCAGACAATTCTTCtttatcttttgttttattcaattcgaaaagaaaaatgaaattttatcaatgagtatataattatattaataataaaaatacaatttatatatatatatattaaaattaaatattctccTGTATCTCTCTTTTAACTCTCGAGTAAtcagtaaaataaaactaaaaaaaggtaaaagtcataatataaacttaataaaaataaaataaaatatttctattaaatataaatatatttttgtatccttcttcttctttttcttcttctttaaagaTCAATATTCTTTGCGCAGCAAATATTTACAATATAAAGTAAATCGATGTAGAACTTGTCtcttgaataataataattttaatataaagtgTGAGAAAGTGAATAATAAAAAGGGGAAGGGGAAGGGGAAGGCAGAAAGAAAGAAaggcgttttttttgttttctgttgttttgaAACTTACATTCAGGTCTTTTTCGAAGCATGCTGTTATTATGTATGTGATTAAAAGAGACTAAGTACAAACTaaacacttaaattaaattctaagaaaattaattataataataagagACAGAAGAAACTAACAATAAAGGCGTTAACAGTTGTAATAGGCATCAATATCATCAACCTGCATTGGCTATCCCTCAAGAGTTGCCCCCTGATTCACACAATGTTTGATAACCAATTGTGctgtttctttgattttatcaTACGGACTGGGATGCAATATTAAATCACTCAAAATATGTAAGCCATTTTCTTGTTCAACAAGTCTACAATACTTTTCAGGATACacctacaaaattcaaaaattaattttctgtgGATCATAATTGAGTGATTATCAAAAAACTTACACATGTCAAATTAGCTAATGCCCAAACAGCCCAATGTTGACACTGAGGTGTGTCATAGCAACGAACCAAGCCCAAAATTGGCTCAAAGCTACGATAGTTTATGTTCCGTTGACTCTTGATGTCCCAACGATCGATTGCTTTAACCATGCGCAGCAGGACATCGTCGCGGGTCGGCAATTGAATTGTCCATGCCTCTGGACCATCTGAAGCTATATGCGCTAATACACCTGCCGCATTGTAACTTACCTAATTTTAgttccaaaaaccaaaaacaaagatttacaaacaaatttgtagaatGTATCAGTTTTAGAGAACTTACTTCAATTCCATCACTATCAGAGTCAAGGAGTGTTGCAAACACTTCAATAAATTCCGATGTCATTAGGTTTGGTCTTAGCCATTTGACTTCAGCCACATTACCCAGAAGACCCATCATATTCCTTAGGAGTTCTTCACGATCAGGAAATGTCTAAAAACAAACACGACGTCCTCATAAGctccaaataaaatgtttgtatataaaaagaagaacttacatttaaacattttaggaAGTACTCCATTCCTTTTCCATCTAAAAATCTCTTACAATTAATTGCAGTCTCATCGGTTACGTTCCACATCGTCGACCACGCTACTTCCATAACATCGTCAAAAACAGAGCGTGTTAAACGGTCCTTGATTAAGCCTAACATCGTCTATAAACAAGAAGGTCACATTCATCTTGGGGGTTATCAAGTCACAAAGAAATACTCACACTAACAACGCCCATGTCacctaaaaataatttctgtcTCCCATCGACCTGACAAGCTAAGGTGTTTAGTAAATAAATAGCTATTCTTTGAACAAAGCCTTCTTGTTCGGTTTTGGATACACCATGCAGTAAAACCTTGATGAGGCGTTCATACTCAAAAAGCTACAAAAAGATCAAGAATTGCAGTGAATGTTTATTTAACtaaaagagaagaaaataacaaaccACATCATTTGGCATGGAAAACTGTGTGAGGGTCAGGTAGCCATTCCGGAGCATTGTGTCGTCAGTTATGTGCATTTCCATTCCATTGAGCAGAGTGCGGATTATGTGATTTTTAAGAGGCGTCCCAAACTTCGATCGATCACGTCCCTTCACTATGTAAAACAGAGTGGCACTAAAAGAGAACAAACATCAATCTCAGAAAGCTGAACAAACGTTGAAAGTTCACTTACCTTCCGGATATCTGcatatgtttgaattttaaatgacGATCCATAGCTGTGAGAACAACATCCAGAGCTGTATGAATCTCCTTGCAACATTCAAAACGAAAGATGTGATATAAATCATTcagaacctaaaaaaacatgaaaaaccaTTGATTTAAATTCTACCAAAAACCTTGTACGAAAATAAAAGTTACCCTTGTCAGAACAGCAGGTCTGTCATAATAGTAAAGCGCTGCAGTCAGTATTTGCTCTTCATTCGCATCTCCAGCAATCTAAAAGACAATTCAAAAGCTTTAACCTCCTCGAAAACGCGGAAAAAACTAGCAAATGGGAATAAAATTGCCCCAGGATTTTTTTTCATCGTTTATACTTGTTACCAGTTTCTTGAAAACTACAATTTTGCTCAGTGGAATGAGTCTCCAAAAAACTCTCTTTCCAGTATCAATAAAGTCCATGGATATCTTTCGATACTATTCACATTCCGAGGGAAATTTTAAGGCTCCTATACTATTATATGTGTACAAACCTCAATAGCTGGAATATCATGTCTTTTACAGGCCCAATGTGGTGTATGATAAAGGCCAAGGTACTGAAGTGGCCGTTCAGTTCTTCCCGCCAAACCAGGAATGTCTGAATTCATTTGCGGTCGAGATTCCAACGAACTAAAGCCATCTTTCTTCTCACACACTCCCTTCTGAGCGACTCCATTGCCAGCTAAATTCGTTCCCGAAATATCCAAGTGCGACAATTCAGGTAGATTCTCAACAAGCATTTCAAGTGTCTTCAAAAGAaaggacattttatttatttgacatcattaacctacaaaataaaatttcaaacctGATCTGGAAGATCGTATGTCCCATGACCATTTACCGAACCACTTATCGATATATCAAGTGTTCGTAATTTCTTCATTCTGCAAATAGCATGGAGTTGATTTGCTATTGGCCatacattaaataatattaacgtATGTAAATTGGGTAGACTGCATAATGCTTCCAAACTAAAATTGGCCAAAATGCATGATGTTAAATCTAAATAATTCAAGTCTTGCAGATGAGCAAATTGCAGGCGATGATGCATAACAACACCATTCAAGACAAGACGACGCAGGTGAGGACAATTTAATTGGAAGTCTACGGGTTCTTTTTCATTTGGTTCGGGCTGTTGCAGGAGATGTGCACTTAAACCTAGTTCTAGCGATCGAAGACTTTCGCCGTAGCGCGCTAGAAGATGATGTGATTGGACTGTTATTTTGTCACAATACCATATTGACAGTGCATACAAGTTATGTCGGAGTAGAATTTCTAGACCTAGagaataaatagaaaataaattaattagtttaaatttttgttggagtatttagattttcttagttaaaataataaactaatttGTTGATTGAAAAAAACGTGCAATATTTAGGATTTCAACAATTTCAGATACTTGAGCAGGATTCCTCTAGAAACATTCTatcaaaaactaagaaaaaaggATTGGAATTAGTTCTTtatttaaagggtgatttttacaATAACTACAAATGTCTATGGATGTTTTATATCATTTGACAGTTAATTAGTGCGACTTAACACCTCTTGGTTACTTTTTGTCGGGCTATGTTACGTCACcaacaaaagtttttcaaaaacccctgttgaaaaaaaacttggaaGAATTCGGAATTTTCAGTTTAGATTTAGTGATAAACATTCTTCGATAGAGCAAGTTCATCGAATTATTAATGTGGAGGAAAATGCAGTTGAAGAAAAAGGTTTGACACTTAAAAtatgagtacaaactgcataggaaCCTTCCCAGTCAGTTCTATAAAATCCTATGTAGTTAACCGAATCTTTAGAGTAGATCaagattaaattacaaaattactccaaaataaagaaaattgaagccggtgtaccacaaggaagtgtcctagggcCAACCTTGTACtttttatatacaagggatatttcAGTGGgtatcaacgctatcatggaaaattgaaaaaaagcagTCGATAAAGTCAGTAATTGGACGCAAAAAGGAAGTGTCAactttaaactaaacaaaatcgATGACGCATATAAACTTCATAAACAAAATCCGTACAGAAGTACCTAACTAAAATATTGCCCAAAACCTTAGAATTAGTTTGGACCCTAAATGGAAAGtgcaaatcaaaaacaaacaaactagaAGTACAGAAGATTTTATTAGGAAATAACTCTAAactatttttccaattttgaagCTGTGAACAGAAAACAAACGCTTAACCCATTcaacaaaacgaaaacaaagtCTTTTGTAGAACAATAGATTACCTTtggtaaaaataagaaatagcaATCCAAATCGTGACCTTTAAATTTATATGGTCTagaattataaataatacatCATTTGTCGACCCTTAATAAAATCGTCCTTAATAAACGGTGGTTCCCCAACTACTCAGTACCGATTCTCTTTGATGGTTCCCATCGAAGGGAATGCAAAATGTTTAGTTGTTCGCTTATGTCTACAAAACAAGAACTCTGTTAGAGTTGGAAGTCAATATTCAAGCCATAATAAACGCCATACTGCCAAATTTATTCTAAATAAttagtaaacaaatttttattcaaaaaatacattcaaacaaatttatcaaaGCCCACCATGCCAGGTTCAGGCAGCACAAGGGACTTCATTTTTTTCAAGtgctttgaatttcaaattcagaacttggcaaacctctactttaagttcatagtacaaaaagtaccaacaaaattattttctacaaaacactcctcaggcaagctataAGTCTATCTAcgatttgtattgtaaagaaatattagttatgtCTTTTCAACATTGACAAGGAACcattttacagaaagcattaaatgaagtttcGCAGAAAATAGATAAATCAtaggctgcgttcaatctcagaaagatagggtatccggataccttttttttagtgttttacgtgtaaaataacagctaaccaaaaacagctgagatgtcaaaaaaggaatccaaaggtattgttgcatttttgaaactccaaaaattaatgttagctttttggatttgttagtaaacaaaaagatacaaaatgttagttgaatttgtatttgaggatgttctgtacataatagaatcgattaaaaccggagatttcgcaagtaaattattaatcgtattgaattccaattgagcttagaggaaatttaacataaattacagattaaggttatctctcatttattaaaatgttacgcacctatcaattcatcatcgatCGACGAAACAGTTGAAATTTCCATTaattgttttatcttacaacaattttgacttcgaagcttaaatgtttatctgctttttgtgaacagctgaaagttgtttttattttttgacagatatctCAATACAGCTGTCCAACTCGTTCAagaaggtatctaaaaatccactcATCCAAGAGACCCTATCccacacgagattgaacgcagccataaagtaataaagttcagctttcatttaaatgaaaaacatgatcacctgtcattttgacatgtgTAGAAATTACTTgatagggagatttttcttgactaactttccaaaaaagttgccttatttggaaggcaatttttttggtAGCTGAAATATCagaacttgccttactttcaagcctcttatgttgcctgaacctgcccattaatAGATATTGCTGGTAATTAAGTCTAGTAGCATGAAGACGAATGACATTGTTTGACCTGGAACTAAGTAATGGCCggttttttgataattttcctGCCATTTCATTCAACAATTTCACCGTGCTTTGGAGCA
This window contains:
- the LOC129945528 gene encoding protein zer-1 homolog: MSGKVRLKANGVLDEDPPTLKDISFQYLSNNLEVISCCDERGYRILDDGIVLPNDICDRFLECYQRFQKHLDDKVVNLFRDTEKTSIKIVHLRNSTLTGDGLEILLRHNLYALSIWYCDKITVQSHHLLARYGESLRSLELGLSAHLLQQPEPNEKEPVDFQLNCPHLRRLVLNGVVMHHRLQFAHLQDLNYLDLTSCILANFSLEALCSLPNLHTLILFNVWPIANQLHAICRMKKLRTLDISISGSVNGHGTYDLPDQTLEMLVENLPELSHLDISGTNLAGNGVAQKGVCEKKDGFSSLESRPQMNSDIPGLAGRTERPLQYLGLYHTPHWACKRHDIPAIEIAGDANEEQILTAALYYYDRPAVLTRVLNDLYHIFRFECCKEIHTALDVVLTAMDRHLKFKHMQISGSATLFYIVKGRDRSKFGTPLKNHIIRTLLNGMEMHITDDTMLRNGYLTLTQFSMPNDVLFEYERLIKVLLHGVSKTEQEGFVQRIAIYLLNTLACQVDGRQKLFLGDMGVVSTMLGLIKDRLTRSVFDDVMEVAWSTMWNVTDETAINCKRFLDGKGMEYFLKCLNTFPDREELLRNMMGLLGNVAEVKWLRPNLMTSEFIEVFATLLDSDSDGIEVSYNAAGVLAHIASDGPEAWTIQLPTRDDVLLRMVKAIDRWDIKSQRNINYRSFEPILGLVRCYDTPQCQHWAVWALANLTCVYPEKYCRLVEQENGLHILSDLILHPSPYDKIKETAQLVIKHCVNQGATLEG